The Legionella cincinnatiensis genome includes a region encoding these proteins:
- a CDS encoding hydantoinase B/oxoprolinase family protein, with protein sequence MKKQKWEFWIDRGGTFTDVVARSPEGQIFSDKLLSENSESYSNAAIQGIQNILKGTSIPSDEIAFIKMGTTVATNALLERRGAKVLLAITQGFADALRIGYQNRPDLFALNIKLPSLLYDEVIEINERINAKGTVLQPLDEKDAWQKMKKAYAKGYRTIAVVLMHAYQFTEHERKLKTIAQSVGFTQISISHQIAPVMKLVSRGDTTVVDAYLSPVLHGYIQGLRDKLSTTPLFFMQSNGGLIHAKLFQGKNSLFSGPAGGVIGMIKTSQLAGFNQVIGFDMGGTSTDVSHFSGEYERSFSYEFSGVHIRTPMMMIHTIAAGGGSILHFDGQRYTVGPQSAGANPGPACYRRGGPLTITDCNVMLGKIQPQFFPKVFGPGANQGIDVHVVRQCFQALVNKINDVTGSRKTTEEVAEGFLNIAVENMANAIKKISIQRGYDVRPYILNCFGGAAGQHACLVADNLGIEKILIHPLAGVLSAYGMGLAEISVLHEQVIEKPFQRGIISFLRLQFEKMEQTAHMELKSQGLENQEMLSKRQVHLRYAGSDTQLIVAFGTMKSMREAFIAQHHKTFGFSSYRKPLIIEAITIECSVLSATDAECAEKIVTGRFKHKIPQRDTVNIFTHDSFHNAPVYVREELISGDCIQGCAVITDKHSTTIVEPGWQAEVTPKKHLLLTRYQRVATKKVDTTVDPAMLEVFNNRFMNIAEQMGEVLRKTASSVNIKERLDFSCAIFDAHGELVANAPHIPVHLGSMSESVKSILKNNKKVHPNDVYALNAPYHGGTHLPDITLITPVFDKEGDHLLFIVGSRGHHADIGGITPGSIPAESKVVEEEGILIDNFKIVDQGHFLEKATLDLLTQASYPARNPQQNIEDFKAQIAANARGIQALLELVTQFGLDVVHAYMKHVRDNATLSVERLLKRLKNGEFTYSLDDGSQIKVTLTINQQKKRAKFDFTGSCVQHPGNFNAPTAICKAAVLYVLRCLIAENIPLNDGCFVPIELVTPEKSILKPNYPAAVVAGNVETSQCIVDTLFGALGVVAASQGTCNNFTFGNEQYQYYETLCGGAGAGPNFDGASAVHTHMTNTYLTDPEILEWRFPVLVEEFALRKRSGGRGLHRGGDGIVRRIRFLEKMIANIISSHRVIPPYGIKGGTPGNLGHNWVQRADGVIEELGGCARVEMHPGDVFVIETPGGGGYGKQSKMNNKA encoded by the coding sequence ATGAAAAAACAGAAATGGGAATTTTGGATTGATAGAGGCGGTACATTTACCGATGTAGTGGCCCGTAGTCCCGAAGGACAAATATTTAGTGATAAGTTATTGTCTGAAAACTCAGAAAGTTATTCCAATGCTGCTATTCAAGGTATTCAAAATATTTTGAAAGGTACTTCTATCCCCAGTGATGAAATTGCATTTATCAAAATGGGAACAACGGTAGCAACTAATGCGTTATTGGAGCGAAGAGGAGCCAAGGTTCTTTTAGCGATAACTCAAGGTTTCGCTGATGCTTTGCGAATTGGTTATCAAAACCGCCCCGATCTTTTTGCTTTAAATATTAAATTACCCTCTTTGCTCTATGATGAAGTTATTGAAATCAATGAACGTATCAATGCTAAAGGTACCGTATTACAGCCTTTGGATGAAAAGGATGCGTGGCAAAAGATGAAAAAAGCCTATGCGAAGGGATATCGTACGATCGCTGTTGTATTGATGCACGCTTATCAATTTACTGAACATGAGAGAAAATTAAAAACAATTGCCCAATCTGTTGGTTTTACTCAAATCTCTATAAGTCATCAAATAGCACCCGTCATGAAATTAGTAAGCCGTGGTGATACAACTGTGGTTGATGCCTATCTTTCTCCGGTTTTACACGGTTACATCCAAGGGTTACGTGATAAGTTAAGTACAACTCCTTTGTTTTTTATGCAATCTAATGGTGGCCTGATTCATGCAAAACTTTTTCAAGGTAAGAACAGTCTTTTTTCTGGCCCTGCAGGAGGAGTTATTGGAATGATTAAAACCAGTCAGCTGGCGGGTTTTAATCAGGTTATTGGCTTTGACATGGGAGGGACCTCCACTGATGTTTCCCATTTTTCGGGTGAATATGAACGCAGTTTTAGCTATGAGTTTAGCGGGGTGCATATTCGCACCCCAATGATGATGATTCATACCATTGCTGCAGGGGGCGGGTCAATCCTGCATTTTGATGGCCAACGTTATACAGTGGGACCTCAATCAGCTGGCGCAAATCCTGGACCTGCATGTTATCGTCGCGGAGGTCCTCTCACAATCACCGATTGCAATGTGATGCTTGGTAAAATACAGCCTCAATTTTTTCCTAAGGTTTTTGGCCCTGGAGCAAATCAGGGAATTGATGTACATGTAGTGCGTCAATGTTTTCAGGCTTTGGTAAACAAAATTAACGATGTAACAGGGAGTAGGAAAACAACAGAAGAGGTTGCCGAAGGTTTTCTGAATATTGCAGTAGAAAATATGGCTAATGCTATTAAGAAAATTTCCATACAGCGTGGCTATGATGTAAGACCATATATTTTAAATTGTTTTGGTGGGGCTGCTGGACAGCATGCTTGTCTTGTTGCTGATAATTTGGGTATCGAAAAAATCTTAATTCATCCTTTAGCAGGTGTGCTTTCAGCCTATGGAATGGGATTAGCAGAAATCAGCGTGTTGCATGAACAAGTTATTGAAAAGCCTTTCCAACGGGGCATTATTTCTTTTTTACGTCTGCAGTTTGAAAAAATGGAACAAACAGCTCATATGGAGTTAAAGTCTCAGGGCTTAGAAAACCAAGAAATGCTGAGTAAACGCCAAGTGCATTTACGTTATGCAGGATCTGATACTCAGTTAATTGTTGCGTTTGGAACAATGAAATCGATGCGAGAAGCATTTATTGCGCAACATCATAAGACATTTGGCTTTTCTTCATATAGAAAACCTTTAATCATTGAAGCAATTACCATCGAATGTTCGGTGCTAAGTGCAACGGATGCTGAGTGTGCCGAAAAAATAGTCACAGGCCGTTTTAAACATAAAATACCTCAGCGTGACACCGTTAACATTTTTACTCATGACTCCTTTCATAATGCTCCTGTATATGTACGTGAAGAATTAATCTCTGGTGATTGTATTCAAGGCTGTGCAGTGATCACAGACAAGCACTCGACTACTATTGTTGAACCAGGATGGCAAGCTGAAGTGACCCCTAAGAAACATCTCTTATTAACACGTTATCAAAGGGTGGCTACTAAAAAAGTAGATACGACTGTGGACCCTGCAATGTTAGAAGTATTTAATAATCGCTTTATGAATATTGCTGAACAAATGGGGGAGGTTTTGCGCAAAACAGCAAGTTCAGTCAATATAAAGGAGCGGCTTGACTTTTCTTGTGCCATTTTTGATGCGCATGGTGAATTAGTTGCAAATGCTCCTCATATTCCTGTGCATCTTGGATCAATGAGTGAAAGTGTTAAATCTATATTGAAAAACAATAAAAAAGTGCATCCTAACGATGTATATGCTTTAAATGCACCTTATCATGGTGGTACTCATTTGCCGGATATCACTTTAATTACTCCTGTGTTTGATAAAGAGGGAGATCACTTATTATTTATAGTGGGTTCACGGGGTCATCACGCAGATATTGGTGGAATTACTCCAGGATCTATTCCTGCGGAAAGCAAAGTGGTTGAGGAAGAAGGGATATTAATTGATAATTTTAAAATCGTAGATCAAGGACATTTTTTAGAAAAGGCAACGCTGGATTTGCTGACTCAAGCATCATATCCAGCCCGAAATCCCCAACAAAATATAGAAGACTTTAAAGCGCAGATTGCAGCGAATGCACGTGGCATACAGGCTCTACTAGAGCTTGTTACGCAATTTGGTTTGGATGTTGTTCATGCTTATATGAAACATGTGCGTGATAATGCCACTTTATCTGTTGAGCGCTTATTGAAAAGGTTAAAGAACGGTGAGTTCACTTATTCTTTAGATGATGGCAGCCAAATTAAAGTGACACTTACGATTAATCAGCAAAAGAAACGGGCAAAATTTGATTTTACTGGCAGCTGTGTGCAACATCCAGGTAATTTTAATGCACCTACAGCTATTTGTAAGGCCGCTGTTTTATATGTTTTACGGTGTTTAATTGCAGAAAATATCCCTTTAAATGATGGATGTTTTGTGCCAATTGAACTCGTAACTCCAGAAAAAAGTATTTTGAAGCCGAATTATCCTGCTGCTGTTGTTGCAGGTAATGTGGAAACTTCGCAATGCATCGTTGATACTTTATTCGGTGCTTTAGGTGTTGTCGCTGCTTCGCAGGGAACATGTAATAATTTTACTTTTGGAAATGAGCAGTATCAATATTATGAAACTTTATGTGGAGGAGCGGGGGCTGGTCCTAATTTTGATGGTGCTTCAGCAGTTCATACACATATGACAAACACTTATTTAACCGATCCAGAAATTTTGGAGTGGCGATTTCCTGTCTTGGTGGAAGAGTTTGCTCTGCGAAAAAGAAGCGGAGGTAGGGGCCTACATCGTGGAGGTGATGGTATTGTGCGTCGGATTCGTTTTTTAGAAAAAATGATAGCAAATATTATTTCCAGTCATCGTGTCATACCTCCATATGGAATAAAGGGAGGAACTCCGGGCAACTTAGGGCATAATTGGGTGCAACGGGCAGATGGGGTTATTGAAGAGCTAGGTGGTTGCGCACGTGTTGAAATGCATCCAGGCGATGTTTTTGTTATTGAAACGCCTGGAGGAGGAGGCTATGGAAAACAGTCAAAAATGAACAACAAAGCGTAA
- a CDS encoding FAD-dependent monooxygenase: MKIAIIGGSIAGCALALLLKDKFQVTVFERGHDLQSRGAGITLSVELLHSLINKNLIDENTPSHSFTTRSFYCQSSEDPVFGKFLWQQNLSMASLHWDTLFTNLRKRIPNQMYHQDCKVVAVQLQDAAKKITLESGEEYLFDFIVFADGAQSMGRELISPQAQARLEYSGYVAWRGTLDFNVMTNKSLFNTQGLYYCFNKGHLLTYPVYHHQINKLNWVFYEKLAPEDLEALGSTSMINFSTKARQHLHQLAHNNLPQVAAQIILDTSSPFMQKIVDVCSDRFTLEGALLLGDASTVLRPHVGNGASLAIQDALSLNEHCLHTNDFQHAVVAWEKEALPKRLAMYDLSKRMAEALVLNPVVWQEMDESKMSSWWEQIILGEQWYTTMDQKN; the protein is encoded by the coding sequence ATGAAAATCGCTATTATTGGAGGCTCCATCGCAGGCTGTGCTTTGGCCCTGTTATTAAAGGATAAGTTTCAAGTTACTGTTTTTGAACGAGGACATGACTTACAATCACGAGGAGCAGGCATCACTTTATCTGTGGAACTATTACACTCCTTAATCAACAAAAATCTTATTGATGAAAATACCCCATCACATAGTTTCACTACACGAAGTTTTTACTGTCAATCCAGCGAAGATCCTGTTTTCGGCAAATTTTTATGGCAACAAAATCTTTCAATGGCCAGCCTACATTGGGATACTTTATTCACCAATTTAAGAAAAAGAATACCCAATCAAATGTACCACCAAGACTGTAAAGTAGTTGCAGTACAACTTCAGGATGCAGCTAAGAAAATTACTTTGGAATCTGGAGAGGAGTATCTATTTGATTTCATCGTTTTCGCAGATGGGGCTCAGTCTATGGGGCGAGAGTTAATATCTCCTCAAGCTCAAGCAAGACTTGAGTATTCAGGTTATGTAGCATGGAGAGGCACTTTGGATTTTAATGTGATGACCAATAAATCACTTTTCAATACGCAAGGACTGTACTACTGCTTTAACAAAGGGCATTTATTAACTTATCCCGTATACCATCATCAAATCAATAAACTAAATTGGGTTTTTTATGAAAAATTAGCACCAGAAGATCTAGAAGCATTAGGCTCCACTTCGATGATCAATTTTTCAACAAAAGCAAGACAACATCTACATCAATTAGCTCATAACAACTTACCGCAAGTAGCTGCTCAAATTATACTTGATACCTCTTCTCCATTTATGCAGAAAATTGTGGATGTATGCAGCGATCGATTTACATTAGAAGGAGCTCTTTTATTAGGAGATGCCAGTACTGTATTACGCCCTCATGTAGGAAATGGCGCTTCTTTAGCGATACAGGATGCTCTCAGTCTCAATGAACATTGCCTCCACACTAATGACTTTCAACACGCAGTTGTTGCATGGGAAAAAGAGGCTCTTCCTAAAAGATTAGCCATGTATGATTTATCAAAACGAATGGCGGAAGCATTAGTTTTAAATCCTGTTGTATGGCAAGAAATGGATGAATCAAAAATGTCTTCGTGGTGGGAACAAATTATTCTTGGCGAACAATGGTATACAACTATGGATCAAAAAAACTAG
- a CDS encoding DUF6691 family protein, producing the protein MQGLISLILGLIFGLGLILTGMYSPDIIISGLKIGADTFRVNLYVTFITALLVTFLLFQLRKWLAKPLLHVGYDLPTQEKIDWQLILGAAVFGIGWGMSGVCPGPNIVGLGIFSWPIYWANFAGVLVGFLGTRYLINLREKHK; encoded by the coding sequence ATGCAAGGACTTATTTCATTAATTCTCGGCTTAATATTTGGTTTGGGTTTAATTTTAACAGGAATGTACAGCCCAGATATTATTATTTCTGGTTTAAAAATTGGTGCTGATACCTTCCGTGTCAATTTATATGTTACTTTCATTACTGCTTTATTGGTGACTTTTCTTTTGTTCCAACTACGTAAATGGTTGGCAAAACCTTTACTCCATGTAGGTTATGATTTACCTACTCAAGAAAAAATTGACTGGCAACTTATTCTTGGTGCGGCCGTTTTTGGTATTGGTTGGGGAATGAGTGGGGTTTGTCCTGGTCCTAATATCGTAGGACTTGGAATTTTTTCTTGGCCAATTTATTGGGCAAATTTTGCTGGGGTGCTTGTTGGTTTTTTGGGTACCCGTTATTTGATAAATCTACGAGAGAAGCATAAGTAG
- a CDS encoding YeeE/YedE family protein: MIIEMKVILGGIFLGSAAGMMLLIQGRILGCSGILFGAWDFTAHRPNRDKFLFLAGLFLAGLLFNLTGNVVDPTAIFKTSYWFMFLGGIFVGGGTFLGRGCTSGHGLCGLSLLRKRSMIAVGIFFPVAIITAWLIH; this comes from the coding sequence ATGATTATTGAAATGAAAGTAATTTTAGGAGGGATTTTTCTTGGATCAGCTGCTGGCATGATGTTATTGATTCAAGGAAGGATTCTTGGGTGTAGTGGTATTCTTTTTGGTGCATGGGATTTTACAGCCCATAGGCCCAATAGGGATAAATTTTTATTTTTAGCAGGATTGTTCTTAGCCGGATTACTCTTTAATTTGACAGGGAATGTGGTTGATCCTACTGCTATTTTTAAAACAAGTTATTGGTTTATGTTTCTTGGCGGAATTTTTGTTGGTGGCGGCACTTTTCTTGGACGTGGTTGCACAAGTGGTCATGGGTTATGTGGATTATCTCTTTTGCGTAAACGCTCTATGATAGCTGTAGGAATTTTCTTTCCTGTGGCGATTATTACGGCTTGGCTGATTCATTAA
- a CDS encoding tyrosine protein phosphatase — protein sequence MVYFKSIIVILTLLLFQGFIFAQPETQMCDATLNNPCIVQDSDLSSSPLRWLRDASMIADVYQGNNFGINELSLSGSEEPSEKGWKEIVDYIAKHRKIGGKSVLVLDLRQESHGYLNGRAITLVSEHDWINRGKSNDQSLIAQENWLNSLKLEKKVSGVLSSQQFAAKEYSNGKNIPVKKIKNERELVSRLGFEYHRLYVTDHMAPSDSEVDVFLTIIKNAPKDAWFHIHCRGGKGRTTTFLVMYDMLKNANKVSFDEIIARHASIPPYYNLFDVNRADPSLTPYYEQRIIFLSRFYQFAQQFLKGNPESWSKWKARRPN from the coding sequence ATGGTCTATTTTAAGAGCATTATAGTTATTTTGACGCTATTATTATTTCAAGGATTTATTTTTGCCCAACCAGAAACTCAAATGTGTGATGCGACACTCAATAATCCCTGTATTGTTCAAGACAGTGACCTTTCTTCTTCTCCACTAAGATGGTTACGCGATGCATCCATGATTGCCGATGTTTATCAAGGCAATAACTTTGGTATTAATGAATTATCCCTTTCAGGTAGTGAAGAGCCGAGTGAAAAAGGATGGAAAGAAATTGTGGACTACATTGCGAAACATAGGAAAATAGGGGGTAAATCGGTACTGGTGTTAGACTTACGTCAAGAAAGTCATGGATATTTGAATGGTCGTGCCATTACTTTAGTGAGTGAACATGATTGGATAAATCGAGGAAAAAGTAATGATCAAAGTCTTATTGCACAAGAAAACTGGCTTAACTCATTAAAATTAGAGAAAAAAGTCAGTGGTGTTTTATCTTCGCAACAGTTTGCGGCAAAGGAGTATTCAAACGGCAAAAACATCCCAGTTAAAAAAATTAAAAATGAAAGGGAATTAGTTTCTCGATTAGGTTTTGAATATCATAGGCTATATGTAACAGATCATATGGCCCCAAGTGATTCTGAGGTTGATGTCTTTTTGACAATAATAAAAAACGCCCCCAAAGATGCCTGGTTTCATATTCATTGTCGAGGAGGCAAAGGGCGGACAACTACCTTTTTAGTCATGTATGATATGTTAAAAAATGCGAATAAGGTAAGTTTTGATGAAATTATTGCACGTCATGCATCAATTCCACCTTATTACAATTTATTTGATGTCAATCGAGCCGATCCCTCCTTAACACCTTATTATGAGCAGAGAATTATTTTTCTTTCTCGCTTCTATCAGTTTGCTCAACAATTTTTGAAAGGTAACCCAGAGAGTTGGAGCAAATGGAAGGCAAGGAGGCCTAATTAA
- a CDS encoding alpha/beta hydrolase — translation MILKQLLLLLFLIFVIFIIAYFLQRHFIYFPATEEPNPKDFQAQDMEVVQIHEADGLILSSWYKSPRNNHPTILYLHGNGGHIGYRMNLVRRFLSEGFGVLLLEYRGYGGNPGRPTELGFYQDGRAAIQFLHQQGIPENNLILYGESLGTGVATQLATEFPICALVLQSPYTSLTALARYHYFWLPIPLIDKYDSLARIQKIHVPTLMLHGQLDQVVPYSQGLTLFKFANQPKKWVAFPDKGHQNLWDAHFARVVIHFIHSYCHQHH, via the coding sequence ATGATACTAAAACAACTTTTGCTTCTTCTTTTTCTGATTTTTGTAATTTTTATTATTGCGTATTTCTTGCAACGCCATTTTATTTATTTCCCTGCTACTGAAGAACCTAATCCTAAAGATTTTCAAGCGCAAGATATGGAAGTAGTTCAAATACATGAAGCTGACGGACTTATTCTGAGTTCTTGGTATAAATCCCCCAGGAATAATCACCCCACCATTTTGTATTTACATGGAAACGGAGGACATATTGGTTATCGTATGAATTTGGTACGTCGATTTCTTTCAGAAGGATTCGGGGTACTATTACTTGAATACCGAGGATATGGAGGAAATCCTGGCCGTCCCACAGAATTAGGATTTTACCAGGATGGGCGAGCAGCAATTCAATTTTTACATCAACAGGGTATTCCAGAGAATAATCTTATACTTTATGGAGAGTCTTTAGGTACTGGAGTGGCTACTCAATTAGCAACAGAGTTTCCGATTTGTGCTTTAGTACTACAATCTCCATATACTTCACTCACTGCTTTAGCCCGATATCATTATTTTTGGTTACCCATTCCTTTAATCGATAAGTATGATTCTTTAGCACGTATTCAAAAGATTCATGTACCAACATTAATGTTGCATGGTCAACTGGATCAGGTTGTTCCTTATAGCCAGGGCTTAACTCTTTTCAAATTTGCAAATCAACCAAAGAAATGGGTAGCTTTTCCAGATAAAGGACATCAGAATTTGTGGGATGCTCATTTTGCTCGCGTCGTGATTCATTTTATTCATTCTTATTGTCATCAGCACCATTAG
- the ftsH gene encoding ATP-dependent zinc metalloprotease FtsH, which translates to MENKEWQFSLWYVLMIFWLILLFQNFFFASSPVDVAYSDFIKLLKANKLNNVLLSESYITANVKTEGLDGLLPKEKIKEIEQSSSKEHRITTVRINDPSLVTTLEAAKVTFNGEAENKWLTLILSWIIPALLFFILWSFLIKRMSSTAGGVLDVGKSKAKVYMEKETHVSFQDVAGVDEAKTELMEVVEFLKNPQHYTRIGAHIPKGVLLVGPPGTGKTLLARAVAGEAGVPFFSINGSEFVEMFVGVGAARVRDLFIHARETAPAIIFIDELDALGRARGAYPIGGGHDEKEQTLNQLLSEMDGFDPSEGLILLAATNRPEILDPALLRAGRFDRHVLVDRPDKIGRVEILQVHLKKIKQAPDIDPEKIAALTPGFSGADLANLVNEAALLATRHNADSVSMDDFTNAVERIVAGLEKKNRLLNPKERKIVAYHEMGHTLVALSLPNVDQVHKVSIIPRGIGSLGYTIQRPTEDRYLMTEEELKNKMKVLLGGRAAEFIVFDRFSTGAADDLAKVTDIARSMVMRYGMDKELGPVTYQKERSSFLEVPTGRNEPEFSEKTACEIDAAVRKIIQSAFDDAVDLIKKHIKSLEAGAQLLLQKETLNEEDLIALNIK; encoded by the coding sequence GTGGAAAATAAGGAATGGCAGTTTTCACTATGGTATGTTCTAATGATTTTTTGGCTGATCCTTCTCTTCCAAAATTTTTTTTTCGCATCGAGCCCGGTTGATGTCGCCTACAGTGATTTTATAAAGCTTTTGAAGGCGAATAAGTTGAATAATGTATTGCTGAGCGAAAGCTATATTACTGCAAATGTGAAAACAGAGGGATTAGATGGATTACTCCCCAAAGAAAAAATAAAAGAAATTGAGCAATCCAGCAGCAAAGAACATCGAATTACTACAGTCCGCATCAATGATCCTTCTCTTGTTACTACTTTAGAGGCAGCAAAAGTAACATTTAATGGGGAAGCCGAAAATAAATGGTTAACCCTAATTTTATCATGGATTATTCCTGCCCTGCTGTTCTTTATTTTATGGAGTTTTTTAATAAAACGTATGAGTTCAACTGCGGGTGGGGTATTAGATGTAGGGAAAAGTAAGGCTAAAGTTTATATGGAAAAAGAAACTCATGTATCTTTTCAAGATGTTGCAGGAGTAGATGAGGCAAAAACAGAACTAATGGAAGTAGTCGAATTCCTTAAAAATCCCCAACATTATACACGAATAGGAGCTCATATTCCCAAGGGGGTTCTCTTAGTTGGTCCTCCTGGAACAGGGAAAACCTTACTGGCACGCGCTGTTGCTGGCGAGGCAGGAGTGCCTTTTTTTTCTATTAATGGTTCAGAATTTGTAGAAATGTTTGTTGGTGTAGGTGCTGCACGAGTTCGAGATCTTTTTATCCATGCCCGAGAAACAGCCCCAGCAATTATTTTTATCGATGAACTTGATGCCTTAGGCAGAGCACGTGGTGCTTATCCTATTGGTGGTGGGCATGATGAAAAGGAACAAACTCTCAATCAATTACTTTCAGAAATGGATGGTTTTGATCCTAGCGAAGGGCTCATACTTCTTGCTGCAACAAACCGTCCAGAAATCCTTGATCCTGCATTATTACGTGCTGGCCGCTTTGATCGCCATGTATTGGTTGACCGGCCTGATAAAATAGGCAGAGTAGAAATTTTGCAGGTACATCTGAAAAAAATAAAACAAGCACCAGATATTGATCCAGAAAAAATTGCCGCATTAACTCCAGGTTTTTCTGGGGCTGATTTAGCAAACCTTGTCAATGAAGCAGCTCTGCTAGCAACCCGCCATAATGCGGATTCTGTAAGCATGGATGATTTTACAAATGCGGTAGAACGTATAGTAGCAGGTTTGGAGAAAAAGAATCGTTTGCTCAATCCCAAAGAGCGTAAAATAGTTGCCTATCATGAAATGGGGCATACTTTAGTTGCTCTTTCGTTACCCAATGTCGATCAAGTGCATAAAGTCTCAATTATTCCACGAGGAATTGGAAGCTTAGGTTATACCATTCAACGCCCTACCGAAGATCGTTATCTCATGACTGAAGAGGAATTAAAAAATAAAATGAAGGTACTTCTAGGTGGTAGAGCAGCAGAATTTATTGTTTTTGATCGTTTTTCAACCGGAGCAGCGGACGACCTTGCCAAAGTAACTGATATTGCACGAAGCATGGTCATGCGTTACGGCATGGACAAAGAACTTGGACCCGTAACCTATCAAAAAGAACGTTCTTCTTTCTTGGAGGTACCTACGGGACGTAATGAACCAGAATTTAGCGAGAAAACCGCATGTGAGATTGATGCCGCAGTTCGTAAAATAATCCAATCCGCATTTGATGATGCTGTAGATCTCATTAAAAAACATATTAAATCTTTGGAGGCAGGAGCCCAGCTATTATTACAAAAAGAAACTCTAAATGAAGAAGATTTAATCGCACTGAACATTAAATAA
- a CDS encoding erythromycin esterase family protein: protein MSQGALQKLVDELNHSAILLAEQGEDYEAVIKQIGTARFVMLGEASHGTHEFYQARIKVSQRLIKEQGFMAIAIEGDWPDVYRVHRYLQGEGNANQSEYSLAAFERFPTWMWRNTTLPPFLEWLRRHNDDLLPTQKVGFYGLDLYSLNTSMQAVIDFLNKVDPQAAKRAKQRYACFDHMHQDPQMYGYLIKAGIKKACVNEVITQLIDLQHHAFDYLHQNGIAAEDEYFFATQNARLVKNAENYYRSMLEGRVSTWNIRDRHMAETLNVLADHLETRFNKPAKIIIWAHNSHVGDARATEMGERDEFNLGQLVREQYDTHSYSLGFSTYEGTVRAASDWGSVGQKKQVMPGLPGSYEDLFHHVKYENFFLSLLEHEKLEHYLKIPRLQRAIGVIYRPDTERFSHYFFTQLPYQFDGLIHFDRTSAVQSLNE from the coding sequence ATGAGTCAGGGTGCATTGCAAAAATTAGTGGATGAACTCAACCATTCAGCAATATTACTTGCAGAACAAGGTGAGGATTATGAGGCTGTAATAAAGCAAATCGGAACAGCCCGCTTTGTCATGCTTGGGGAGGCTTCTCACGGGACGCATGAATTTTATCAGGCACGTATTAAAGTATCTCAACGTCTTATTAAAGAACAGGGTTTTATGGCCATAGCGATTGAAGGGGATTGGCCCGATGTATATCGAGTTCATCGCTATTTGCAAGGAGAGGGAAATGCAAATCAGAGTGAGTATTCTCTTGCTGCATTTGAACGCTTTCCAACATGGATGTGGCGTAATACGACTTTGCCCCCCTTTCTTGAATGGTTACGTAGACACAATGATGACTTACTTCCCACACAAAAAGTTGGATTTTATGGGTTAGATTTATATAGTTTAAACACATCGATGCAAGCGGTGATTGATTTTTTAAATAAAGTAGATCCTCAAGCCGCAAAACGAGCAAAACAACGTTATGCTTGTTTTGATCACATGCATCAAGATCCGCAAATGTATGGTTATTTAATTAAAGCAGGAATTAAAAAAGCATGTGTTAATGAGGTAATCACGCAGCTTATTGATTTACAACATCATGCATTTGATTATTTGCATCAGAATGGGATAGCTGCGGAGGATGAATATTTTTTTGCAACGCAAAATGCACGGTTGGTAAAAAATGCAGAAAATTATTATCGTTCCATGCTTGAAGGCAGGGTTTCAACGTGGAATATTCGTGATCGTCATATGGCTGAAACGCTTAATGTGTTAGCGGATCATTTAGAAACGCGTTTTAATAAACCCGCTAAAATAATTATTTGGGCTCATAATTCCCACGTAGGTGATGCTCGGGCAACTGAAATGGGAGAGCGCGATGAATTTAATCTTGGCCAGCTCGTACGCGAACAATATGATACTCATTCTTATTCACTTGGTTTTTCAACCTATGAAGGAACAGTAAGGGCTGCATCAGATTGGGGAAGCGTTGGACAAAAAAAACAGGTAATGCCTGGTCTTCCGGGGAGTTATGAGGATCTCTTTCATCATGTCAAATATGAAAATTTTTTCTTAAGCTTATTAGAGCATGAAAAATTGGAGCACTATCTAAAAATTCCACGGTTACAAAGGGCTATAGGGGTGATTTATCGTCCAGACACAGAACGTTTTAGTCATTATTTTTTTACACAATTACCGTATCAGTTTGATGGATTAATCCATTTTGATAGAACAAGTGCAGTGCAGTCCTTAAACGAATAG